CATCTGCACTGCTTTCTACATTTCGCTTGTCCATCAACAAGCGTGTGATGCCAATAGTCAGGCCAGATAGCAAGAGGATACTGCCTATTAGGGTTAGTCTTCTGGTTGTTGACTTGAAGTGAGGTATTACCTGTTTAAACGCAAGCTCATCAGATGACTTTGTTTTCATGGCTTTTATCCTTCAAAAGCGATCGCAACATTTGCTTGCTTGCATTTGGAATGGGGCATACGTAAACCTAATTTACAAATAATTATGTTGATTATGTTGCTGAAAACTCGCACCTATTAATGTTTTTGACCTCGCTTAAAATTCCCTAAATTTCAAAAAGGCTAAGCCAGTTGCTCTTTAAAAGAGCAAAAAAAATTTATCTTTATCTGTACTCATGTTCGTCTTTTAGAGAAACGAGGCTTGTCAAGTACTGATTTAAATGCTCAATCACTCTTTTCATGTGAATATGTTTTCTGTAGAGTTGGCTCATCATCAACGCTCCTTCAAGGTTAGCAATAACAATGGTTGCAACCACATCTGGCTCGACTGCCTGAGAAATTTCACCTTCAGCAATTCCCTTTTCGATAATTTGGCAAATAAGTTGTCGCCACCTGTTCATAGCTTCCTGTGTCTTTGCCCGTAAAACTGAATTTGTATCGTCGCTTTCAATCGCTGTGTTTAAAATTGGACACCCACCGGGAATAAGTGGTTCTCCAAGCACAAAACTTAGGTAGACAGAAGTGATGGCTTGCAGGCGTTCAATGGCATGAGTTTTTCCTTTGACAGCATCAACAAAACGTTGATTAACAAGATTAAAGGCAAGATCTAAAGCATGTAGTGCTAACTCTTCTTTACTTTGAAAATGGTTATATATTCCTCCTTTTTGCAATCCTGTAGCCTGCATAATATCCGACATCGAAACACCACTATAACCCTTCAGGTTAAACAGTTCTGCTGCCTTTGTCAGAATTTTTTCTCTGGTAATTTTTGCTTTGGACATTTAGCATCTCTATTTAAAGACCAATTGGTCTTTTAATCCATTGCCATATTATCAGAAGGAATATTTGGATGACAACAGGTAAAACAATATATTTGGGTGCGACTCTTTTAGGGATACATGGATGTTGTTATACCCCAAGTAACTCTGAATTGTCCGGGTATCAGTACCTCGATTGGCCTTGGGATAACAGGTTCCATGTCGTAGCATATTTGCGTGAACACAGGACAGACTTGCTAACTTGCCAGCCCGCTCAACAATTCCACCAATTGTATCTCGTGCTAATGGTTCACACTAAGACAGGAATACATAGAGACTAAGAGGATAATCTCTTTGAAGCTTACGGAGTGAGCGCATCTCCTCACCATAAAGTGGTTGGACACTATGTATCCCCTTTTTTACCCGCTTCACGTAAATCGTTCCAGCATTAAAGTCTATCTGCTCTACTGTTGATTTAAACATTGCGTTCGCACCTGCATTAGAAGGTGGGCATCTTCTGGAGTCCATTATCTAATTGAAGGACATGTATATCTTTAGGATATGTAATTGCCAACAATTCTAAAAAAATATTGAAACAGACTGTATTGTATAGTTATTGTCTTTATAATATGATTACCATCATACAATATCTAAAACTAACTTAATGAATAAACCGATCATTCTTGTAACTGGCGCTACTGGCAAAATAGGAAGCGCTGTCGTTTTGGAGCTTGTTAATCTCGGCTGGCCAGTACGCGCCGTTGTCCGCACGCTTGATGCGCGCAGTGAAAGATTGAGAAAACTTGGGGTGGAGGTGGTTGCCGCAGATTTATTCGATCCGGAACAGCTCTTTAGAGCCATGCAGGGAACCTCTCGTGCTTATTACTGTCCGCCTTTTAACTCGTATATGATCCAAAGCGCAGCCGCCTTTGTAGTTTCCGCTCAAAAGGCAAGACTCGAAGCCATCGTTGGCCTTAGCCAATGGCTTGCAAGTCCCTCGCATCCTTCATTGTTAACACGGCAACACTGGCTCGTCGACCACTTGTTCTCTATGATCCCAGGTGTCGCCCACACCATCGTCAACCCAGGATTCTTTGCTGATAACTATTTGCGCCTGATCAATTTTGCTGCTCATTTTGGTATGTTTCCTAACCTGACTGGTAACAGCCGCAATGCGCCGCCTTCAAATGAGGATATAGCACGCGTCGCTGTTGCTGCGTTGATTGATCCCGCAAAGCATAACGGTAAAACTTATCGTCCAACTGGACCTGTACTCCTTTCGGTAAGCGATATGACCAAAATCTTGAGCCGGGTGCTAAAGCGGAAGGTTCTCCCTATGAACATGCCGATGCCGATG
Above is a genomic segment from Fischerella sp. JS2 containing:
- a CDS encoding TetR/AcrR family transcriptional regulator translates to MSKAKITREKILTKAAELFNLKGYSGVSMSDIMQATGLQKGGIYNHFQSKEELALHALDLAFNLVNQRFVDAVKGKTHAIERLQAITSVYLSFVLGEPLIPGGCPILNTAIESDDTNSVLRAKTQEAMNRWRQLICQIIEKGIAEGEISQAVEPDVVATIVIANLEGALMMSQLYRKHIHMKRVIEHLNQYLTSLVSLKDEHEYR
- a CDS encoding NmrA family NAD(P)-binding protein, translating into MNKPIILVTGATGKIGSAVVLELVNLGWPVRAVVRTLDARSERLRKLGVEVVAADLFDPEQLFRAMQGTSRAYYCPPFNSYMIQSAAAFVVSAQKARLEAIVGLSQWLASPSHPSLLTRQHWLVDHLFSMIPGVAHTIVNPGFFADNYLRLINFAAHFGMFPNLTGNSRNAPPSNEDIARVAVAALIDPAKHNGKTYRPTGPVLLSVSDMTKILSRVLKRKVLPMNMPMPMFLKAARAEGVSAFELSGFRYYVEDHKRGAFEMGAPTTDVYDVTGRQPEDFETIARRYAALPKARISLENKLRALVDFIRIGFTPAYDLDGYERQQRHPLLAHPILAADSEVWINEHGVNNGADRLSFQVINGIDGTRV